In Nitrospira sp., a single genomic region encodes these proteins:
- a CDS encoding chemotaxis protein CheA, whose product MTTDLSQFQDAFFEESSEHLTTIEDGLLQLEQRPDDLDLLNRIFRAAHSIKGNSGMFGFTAVGQFTHKMETLLDQLRNGKFSVTPEITDILLRSTDQLKILIEAARGGAAPDTDLLLQLERELAAAAEGEETPGNTSSAPASASSATPAAASSTPNLHRFRIRWAAPAWLFQRGLDPVRMIGELEDLGTIVSRRLDTSRFPAIDSLDPECCYLSWTLELETAKEQAVVEGVFDFVRDEGELTIEDCAPAIPPVVASDDSEPKPLGEILIESGVVSRETLDKALSQQKRLGEILVEQHAATPQQISQALQKQGDTATQAKKGGDAASIRVDTGKIDKLINLVGELVITQSMLSSLGTRFDMSQLPVLVERVAQLERNTREIQERVMGIRMLPIGSTFSRFPRLVRDLSGNAGKKIQLLLSGEETELDKTVIESIGDPLTHLVRNSADHGLEPPEERLAAGKPELGTIRMNAFHEGGSICITVEDDGRGLNRDKILAKAIKQGLIADGEKLSDDQINGLIFRPGFSTADKITDVSGRGVGMDVVKKNIEALGGTVSIKTALGKGTTFTLKLPLTLAIIEGMTVRVGRESYIIPLVSILESIQPTAASVKTITGKGEVVEVRGSYHPIVRLSEAFSIDADCQDPTKAILVMLETEQERVAVMVDELLGQQQVVIKSLEKNFRKVEGIAGATILGDGTVSFILDVRGLIELSRHGLSVAA is encoded by the coding sequence ATGACCACCGATCTCTCCCAATTTCAGGACGCCTTCTTTGAAGAGTCGTCGGAACACCTCACCACAATCGAGGACGGATTGCTGCAACTCGAACAGCGTCCGGACGATCTCGATCTCCTGAACAGGATCTTCCGGGCCGCCCATTCCATCAAAGGGAACAGCGGGATGTTCGGCTTCACCGCCGTGGGTCAGTTCACCCATAAGATGGAAACGCTCCTGGATCAACTGCGGAACGGCAAATTTTCCGTGACCCCCGAGATCACCGACATCCTCTTGCGGTCGACCGACCAGCTCAAGATTCTGATCGAAGCCGCCAGAGGCGGAGCGGCACCCGATACGGACCTCTTGCTGCAACTGGAACGGGAACTCGCCGCAGCGGCTGAAGGCGAAGAGACTCCTGGGAATACGTCCTCCGCACCCGCCTCTGCATCGTCCGCTACACCGGCCGCTGCATCCTCCACGCCTAACCTTCATCGTTTTCGCATCAGGTGGGCCGCGCCTGCCTGGTTGTTCCAACGAGGGCTCGATCCGGTTCGGATGATCGGCGAACTTGAAGACCTGGGCACAATCGTCTCGCGCCGGCTGGATACCAGCAGGTTTCCTGCAATCGATTCCCTGGACCCGGAGTGCTGCTATCTGAGCTGGACGCTGGAACTCGAGACAGCCAAAGAACAGGCAGTTGTCGAAGGGGTCTTTGACTTCGTTCGGGATGAAGGCGAATTGACCATTGAAGATTGTGCCCCCGCCATTCCACCCGTGGTCGCCTCCGATGACAGCGAACCTAAACCGTTGGGCGAGATCCTGATCGAAAGCGGTGTGGTCTCACGCGAAACACTGGACAAAGCGCTGTCTCAACAAAAGCGGCTCGGAGAGATTCTGGTCGAGCAACACGCGGCCACGCCCCAACAGATTTCCCAGGCTCTGCAGAAACAGGGCGATACCGCCACCCAGGCGAAGAAAGGCGGCGACGCCGCCTCGATTCGCGTGGATACCGGCAAGATCGACAAGCTGATCAATCTGGTCGGAGAACTGGTCATCACCCAATCAATGTTGAGCTCGCTGGGCACCCGCTTCGACATGAGCCAGCTGCCTGTCCTGGTCGAACGGGTCGCCCAGCTGGAACGCAATACCCGAGAAATCCAAGAGCGGGTCATGGGCATTCGCATGCTTCCCATCGGCAGTACCTTCAGCCGCTTCCCCCGACTGGTGCGCGATCTCTCCGGCAATGCCGGGAAGAAGATCCAGCTCCTCCTCTCGGGCGAAGAGACCGAACTCGATAAAACCGTCATCGAATCGATCGGCGATCCGCTCACGCACCTGGTCCGAAACTCCGCCGACCATGGGCTGGAGCCACCGGAAGAACGCCTCGCCGCCGGCAAGCCGGAACTGGGTACGATCCGCATGAACGCCTTTCATGAAGGGGGCAGCATCTGCATCACGGTCGAAGACGACGGGCGCGGGCTGAACCGGGACAAGATCCTGGCCAAGGCCATCAAGCAAGGCCTGATCGCAGACGGGGAGAAGCTCTCCGACGATCAGATCAACGGACTGATTTTCCGTCCGGGCTTTTCCACCGCCGACAAGATCACCGACGTCTCCGGACGCGGCGTCGGCATGGATGTCGTGAAAAAGAATATCGAAGCCCTCGGCGGAACCGTCAGCATCAAGACCGCGCTGGGCAAAGGCACGACGTTTACCCTCAAGCTCCCGCTGACCCTGGCTATCATCGAAGGGATGACCGTGCGGGTCGGACGGGAAAGTTACATTATCCCGCTGGTCTCGATCCTGGAATCGATTCAACCGACGGCGGCGTCCGTCAAGACTATTACCGGTAAGGGCGAAGTGGTGGAAGTGCGCGGCTCGTACCATCCGATTGTGCGCCTCTCCGAGGCCTTTTCCATCGACGCGGATTGCCAGGATCCGACCAAGGCGATCCTGGTCATGCTCGAAACCGAGCAGGAGCGCGTGGCGGTCATGGTGGATGAGCTGTTGGGACAACAGCAGGTGGTCATCAAGAGTCTTGAAAAGAACTTCAGAAAAGTCGAGGGCATCGCTGGCGCGACGATTCTCGGCGATGGAACGGTCAGCTTCATTCTCGATGTGCGGGGCTTAATCGAACTCAGCCGTCACGGGCTTTCCGTCGCGGCCTAA
- a CDS encoding flagellar motor protein MotB, translating to MAKHKHEEHENHERWLVSYADFITLLFAFFVVMYSVSSVNEGKYRTVSESIKAALNPLATPTASSMAFTLGQQRPTLMTQNLPGNKEVAIRKMRELVKNMKANSQFDFMQLQEKLNGDIVITIPDQVLFNSGEAAVRPEALPFLQGLSQAMIELNRHVRVEGHTDNVPIRTTLFPSNWELSATRAVIVVRVLSELYSVPAEHLAALGYADSRPLVENLTLEQRAKNRRVEVVILEHAPVRPEQQDNAFPSAPLDDMPAELQSPGSSSTPSTN from the coding sequence ATGGCCAAACACAAACACGAAGAACACGAGAACCATGAACGCTGGCTGGTATCTTACGCCGACTTCATCACATTGCTGTTTGCCTTCTTCGTTGTGATGTATTCCGTCTCCTCCGTCAATGAGGGCAAATATCGCACGGTCAGCGAATCCATCAAGGCGGCGTTAAATCCTCTGGCTACGCCTACGGCCTCCTCAATGGCCTTTACCCTCGGGCAGCAGCGGCCCACGTTGATGACCCAGAATCTTCCTGGCAACAAAGAAGTCGCCATCAGAAAGATGCGCGAGCTGGTCAAAAACATGAAGGCGAACTCCCAATTCGACTTCATGCAGCTCCAAGAAAAGTTGAACGGGGACATCGTCATCACCATTCCGGATCAAGTCCTCTTTAATAGCGGAGAAGCCGCCGTTCGCCCCGAAGCCTTGCCCTTTCTTCAGGGACTCTCCCAAGCCATGATCGAGCTCAACCGGCACGTGCGCGTCGAAGGGCATACGGACAATGTGCCGATTCGCACCACGCTGTTTCCGTCGAATTGGGAATTGTCGGCCACCCGCGCCGTCATCGTGGTCCGGGTCTTATCGGAACTCTATTCGGTGCCGGCTGAGCACCTGGCGGCGCTCGGCTATGCCGACTCCCGGCCGCTCGTCGAGAACCTCACGCTCGAACAGCGCGCCAAAAACCGCCGGGTTGAAGTGGTGATCCTCGAACATGCGCCGGTCCGGCCGGAGCAGCAAGACAATGCATTCCCCTCTGCGCCGTTGGATGACATGCCGGCAGAACTCCAGTCCCCAGGGTCAAGCAGTACCCCCTCGACGAATTAA
- a CDS encoding methyl-accepting chemotaxis protein, translated as MWNEVAFAAMGVVCGALGMAGYCRRRLAIRLAEETARLEATQAKTSTRYQSAVCATLAPLVPIMNGQLQGVIAQSEQAILDLGQRFQEIAHRAKEQANESAALFSNGDEDNVDVVGETSKMLDQFVRDVAQSSTIAMSVSTTMDKMDSSTKAISGILGEITFIADQTRLLALNAAIEAARAGEHGRGFAVVADEVTKLANRSGQAAINIKKLVMDVQRESQQAMTEVEELASIDLTKTLASKEKLDHMTKTLTEKNDALRSNVGNTQLSAERLGQDIAAIVMALQFQDSARQKLEHVIEPLKVLQEDLLAATRGVAPESFNGTTEYVHKLQQSYTMREERQVHSTNLGTDQGAAQQPAHEDIVLF; from the coding sequence ATGTGGAACGAAGTCGCGTTCGCTGCGATGGGAGTCGTCTGTGGCGCCCTGGGGATGGCCGGGTATTGCCGGCGCCGCCTGGCTATCCGGCTCGCGGAAGAAACGGCGCGCCTCGAAGCGACGCAGGCGAAGACCAGCACGCGCTACCAATCCGCCGTGTGTGCCACGCTGGCGCCGCTCGTGCCGATCATGAACGGCCAGTTGCAGGGCGTAATCGCGCAGAGCGAACAGGCGATCCTCGACTTGGGCCAACGCTTTCAAGAGATCGCCCATCGGGCCAAGGAACAGGCCAACGAATCCGCCGCGCTCTTTTCGAACGGAGACGAGGACAACGTAGACGTCGTGGGGGAAACCTCCAAGATGCTCGACCAATTTGTCAGGGACGTGGCGCAATCCTCGACCATCGCCATGAGTGTGTCCACGACGATGGACAAGATGGATTCCAGCACCAAGGCCATCAGCGGTATTCTCGGCGAGATCACCTTTATAGCCGACCAGACCCGGTTACTGGCTCTGAATGCCGCCATCGAAGCAGCCCGAGCCGGGGAGCATGGACGGGGCTTTGCCGTAGTGGCAGACGAAGTCACGAAGCTGGCGAACCGTTCTGGGCAAGCCGCGATCAATATCAAGAAGCTCGTCATGGATGTGCAGCGAGAAAGCCAGCAGGCGATGACCGAGGTCGAGGAACTTGCGTCCATCGACCTCACCAAGACCTTGGCCTCAAAGGAAAAACTCGATCATATGACGAAGACCCTCACGGAAAAGAACGACGCCCTGCGCTCGAATGTCGGCAACACGCAGCTCAGCGCCGAACGGTTAGGCCAGGATATCGCCGCTATCGTCATGGCCCTGCAGTTCCAGGATAGCGCCCGACAGAAGCTCGAGCATGTCATCGAGCCTTTAAAAGTGTTGCAGGAGGATCTCCTTGCAGCCACCCGCGGGGTGGCTCCCGAGTCGTTCAACGGGACGACGGAGTATGTGCACAAGCTCCAGCAGAGCTACACCATGCGGGAGGAACGTCAGGTGCATTCCACGAACCTGGGCACCGATCAGGGCGCCGCCCAGCAGCCGGCCCATGAGGATATCGTGTTGTTTTAG
- a CDS encoding flagellar motor protein, giving the protein MDIATILGIVLSIGSIIGGQALEGGHLSSIMQLTAFIIVAGGTIGACCVQNPLSVVLKSLGSLDMVFGNTPIDTKGTIKLILDLANVSRKQGLLALEGKLKDIKDPFFKKGVQLIVDGTDPKAVHEILEIEVEHHEEAGVKAAKVWEAAGGYAPTVGILGAVLGLIHVMENLADPSKLGGGIAVAFVATVYGVGLANLFFLPFANKIKMKLKEESGARNIIIMGLVGLAQGENPRLLQEKLESFLPHEERTKETKK; this is encoded by the coding sequence GTGGATATCGCGACAATACTTGGAATCGTACTCTCGATCGGATCGATTATCGGCGGGCAGGCGCTGGAGGGCGGTCACCTCAGCTCCATCATGCAACTCACGGCCTTCATTATCGTGGCCGGAGGCACGATCGGGGCCTGCTGCGTGCAAAATCCGCTGTCGGTCGTGCTCAAGTCCTTGGGATCGCTCGACATGGTGTTCGGCAACACCCCCATCGATACCAAGGGCACGATCAAGTTGATTCTGGATTTGGCCAATGTCTCGCGCAAACAGGGACTGCTGGCGCTGGAAGGCAAACTCAAGGACATCAAGGATCCGTTCTTCAAGAAGGGCGTGCAGCTCATCGTGGACGGAACCGATCCGAAAGCCGTGCACGAAATTCTGGAAATCGAAGTCGAGCATCACGAAGAAGCCGGCGTGAAAGCCGCCAAAGTGTGGGAGGCCGCCGGCGGTTATGCTCCGACCGTCGGCATCTTGGGCGCGGTCTTGGGACTGATCCACGTGATGGAAAACCTGGCCGATCCGTCCAAGCTGGGCGGCGGCATCGCGGTGGCCTTCGTGGCCACGGTATACGGCGTCGGCCTCGCCAACCTCTTTTTTCTGCCCTTCGCGAACAAGATCAAGATGAAGCTGAAGGAAGAGTCCGGGGCGCGCAACATCATCATCATGGGACTCGTCGGCCTGGCCCAAGGCGAGAATCCCCGGCTGCTCCAGGAAAAGCTGGAAAGCTTCCTGCCCCACGAGGAACGAACGAAGGAGACGAAGAAGTGA
- a CDS encoding response regulator, producing the protein MGKTVLIVDDSSTMRQMVAYTLKGAGYEIVEAGNGKEAVGKLNGGAKPALVVTDLNMPEMDGITLIQEIRKMPAFKFTPILMLTTESADDKKKAGQAAGATGWIVKPFNPEQMLKVVQKVLPT; encoded by the coding sequence ATGGGAAAGACAGTGTTGATCGTAGACGACTCATCGACCATGAGGCAAATGGTCGCCTATACCTTGAAAGGGGCGGGATATGAGATCGTCGAGGCTGGCAACGGCAAGGAAGCCGTCGGCAAGTTGAACGGCGGCGCCAAACCCGCCCTGGTCGTCACCGACCTCAATATGCCCGAGATGGACGGCATTACCCTGATCCAAGAGATTCGGAAGATGCCGGCCTTCAAATTCACGCCGATCTTGATGCTCACCACCGAGTCGGCCGATGACAAGAAGAAGGCGGGACAGGCCGCCGGCGCAACCGGCTGGATCGTCAAACCGTTCAATCCCGAACAAATGCTGAAAGTCGTCCAAAAGGTATTGCCCACATAA
- a CDS encoding STAS domain-containing protein has product MTDPLLLAPSGDLTIFEISDFKTQLQAGLKQGQGITVDLGETGTVDASALQLLIAASLHESVQLINVPARVTERFVQMGWTRPKGQGLT; this is encoded by the coding sequence ATGACTGACCCTTTGCTTCTTGCCCCCAGCGGCGACCTGACGATATTTGAAATCAGCGACTTCAAAACCCAATTGCAGGCGGGCTTGAAACAAGGCCAGGGCATCACCGTCGATCTTGGAGAAACAGGAACCGTGGATGCATCCGCGCTCCAGCTGCTCATCGCGGCCAGTCTCCACGAGTCGGTGCAACTCATCAATGTGCCAGCTCGCGTCACAGAACGGTTCGTACAGATGGGATGGACGCGACCGAAAGGACAAGGGCTCACGTGA
- a CDS encoding chemotaxis protein, translating into MSTLINEIDARTRLAGANQMELLLFHLGTGEVFGINVFKVREVMKLPPLTRVPEADGRVLGMANIRGTMVPVIALRRALGLGEQEVDLMKPECKENGILIITEYNASLQAFHVAAVDRIIRTSWSKIKTPPALVRENNKGAVTAVTMLDDSRMVLILDVEKVLSDICPRPDEEVYAGLAERPELKTKCVLFADDSSVARTQIRKALEKLGVAYIQTTTGKEAWDYLTELAEEAVNQGLPQVNRIQLILSDIEMPDMDGFTLTKHIRSDPRLAHLPVVLHSSLTGSCNQEKGAQVGATDYVTKFDPKEFSSKLMRYIL; encoded by the coding sequence ATGTCTACGCTGATCAATGAAATCGACGCACGGACGAGACTGGCGGGTGCCAATCAGATGGAGCTGCTCTTGTTCCATCTGGGCACCGGTGAAGTCTTCGGCATTAACGTGTTCAAAGTCCGCGAGGTCATGAAGTTGCCGCCCCTGACCAGAGTGCCGGAAGCCGACGGCCGCGTCCTGGGCATGGCCAATATCCGAGGGACCATGGTGCCGGTCATCGCCCTGAGACGAGCCCTCGGCTTGGGCGAACAGGAAGTGGATCTGATGAAGCCCGAGTGCAAGGAAAACGGCATCCTGATCATCACCGAATACAACGCCAGCTTGCAGGCCTTCCATGTCGCGGCGGTTGATCGCATCATCCGGACCTCCTGGTCCAAGATCAAAACACCGCCGGCGCTCGTCCGAGAAAATAACAAAGGGGCCGTCACCGCCGTCACCATGCTCGACGACAGCCGCATGGTGTTGATCCTGGATGTTGAGAAAGTGCTGAGCGATATCTGCCCTCGCCCGGACGAGGAAGTGTATGCCGGCCTGGCTGAGCGCCCCGAATTGAAGACGAAATGCGTCCTGTTTGCCGACGATTCCTCCGTCGCCAGGACCCAGATCCGCAAAGCCCTGGAAAAGTTGGGCGTCGCCTACATTCAAACGACGACCGGCAAGGAAGCCTGGGATTACCTCACGGAACTCGCCGAGGAGGCGGTGAATCAGGGCCTGCCGCAAGTCAATCGGATTCAACTGATCCTCAGCGACATTGAAATGCCGGACATGGATGGATTCACCCTGACCAAGCACATTCGCTCCGATCCGAGACTGGCCCATCTTCCCGTCGTGCTGCACTCGTCTTTGACGGGCAGCTGCAATCAGGAAAAAGGGGCGCAAGTCGGGGCGACGGATTACGTCACAAAATTCGATCCGAAAGAATTTTCCAGCAAACTGATGCGCTACATCCTGTAG
- a CDS encoding chemotaxis response regulator protein-glutamate methylesterase, with translation MAKTIQVLVVDDSTFMRKSLSAMMTSDPRIAVAGLARNGEEAIQQVKTLKPDVVTMDVEMPGMNGIEAVRRIMAECPVPIIMVSSLTTEGANDTLKALEYGAVDFISKQLDGVATNIVEIERALVAKIVGASQATGKLAIRRSSGPMATIVKPAGGALSAHSISVTRGNRIVAIGCSTGGPQALMEILPMLPADFPAGIVIVQHMPKSFTKPFADRMNQICPLEVKEAVDGDEVKAGRVLIAPGGVQFRVKKKSITTNVVSLSPNYEKHLHAPAADIMLQSVAALYGERGIGVILTGMGHDGLEGMKAIKASKGRTIVQDENTCIVYGMPKAVVEAGCADKVVPLPHIVGEVLNMV, from the coding sequence ATGGCCAAGACAATCCAAGTGCTCGTCGTCGATGACTCGACGTTCATGAGAAAGAGTCTGTCGGCAATGATGACCAGCGATCCTCGCATCGCCGTCGCAGGCTTGGCCCGAAACGGGGAGGAAGCGATTCAGCAGGTCAAGACATTGAAGCCGGACGTCGTGACCATGGACGTCGAAATGCCCGGCATGAACGGGATTGAAGCGGTCAGGCGCATCATGGCGGAATGTCCGGTCCCCATCATCATGGTGAGTTCGCTCACGACGGAAGGCGCCAACGATACGCTGAAAGCCTTGGAGTACGGGGCCGTTGACTTCATCTCCAAGCAATTGGACGGCGTGGCCACCAATATCGTCGAAATCGAACGGGCCCTGGTAGCAAAGATCGTGGGCGCCAGCCAGGCGACCGGCAAGCTGGCCATCAGGCGAAGCAGCGGCCCGATGGCCACGATCGTCAAGCCAGCCGGTGGGGCCTTGTCGGCGCATTCCATCAGCGTCACCCGCGGCAATCGCATCGTGGCGATCGGCTGCTCGACGGGGGGCCCGCAGGCTCTCATGGAAATCCTGCCGATGCTACCCGCTGATTTTCCCGCAGGCATCGTCATCGTGCAACACATGCCCAAATCGTTTACCAAACCCTTTGCCGATCGCATGAATCAGATTTGTCCGTTGGAAGTCAAAGAAGCGGTCGACGGGGATGAGGTGAAAGCCGGCCGCGTCCTCATCGCCCCCGGAGGGGTCCAATTTCGCGTCAAGAAGAAATCCATCACCACCAATGTGGTGTCGCTGAGCCCGAACTATGAAAAGCATCTGCATGCGCCGGCCGCCGACATCATGCTGCAGTCGGTCGCGGCCCTGTATGGAGAGCGCGGCATCGGCGTCATTCTCACCGGCATGGGCCATGACGGGCTTGAAGGGATGAAGGCCATCAAGGCCTCGAAAGGCCGTACGATCGTGCAGGATGAAAACACCTGCATCGTCTATGGCATGCCGAAGGCGGTCGTGGAAGCGGGCTGTGCGGATAAAGTCGTCCCGTTGCCGCATATCGTCGGCGAAGTGTTGAACATGGTCTAA
- a CDS encoding chemotaxis protein CheW — protein MIVEEKTPGQVQQGAGPSGTGKGGDDLVQFVTCRIAQEEFALDVLSVQEINRMVEVTRVPKAPYFVEGVINLRGRIIPVLDLRRRFGLSTVERTDNSRIMVVLVRQRMVGLIVDEVVEVLRLPKVMIEPPPSVGNSAGAEFTQGVGRIDDRLLIVLDLNRLLLPSEQAAMEAATH, from the coding sequence ATGATTGTCGAAGAGAAAACGCCGGGCCAGGTTCAGCAGGGAGCCGGGCCCAGCGGCACCGGCAAAGGCGGGGACGACCTGGTGCAATTCGTCACCTGCCGGATTGCCCAGGAAGAATTCGCGCTCGATGTACTCAGTGTGCAGGAAATCAACCGCATGGTCGAAGTCACGCGCGTCCCCAAAGCGCCGTACTTCGTCGAAGGGGTCATCAACCTCCGCGGGCGAATCATCCCGGTGCTGGATCTCCGCCGGCGGTTCGGTCTCTCGACCGTCGAACGGACGGACAACTCACGCATCATGGTGGTGCTGGTCCGACAGCGGATGGTCGGCCTCATCGTCGATGAAGTGGTGGAAGTCCTGCGGCTGCCCAAAGTCATGATCGAACCGCCCCCCTCCGTCGGCAATTCAGCCGGCGCAGAATTTACCCAGGGGGTCGGGCGGATCGATGACCGGCTGCTGATCGTGCTGGACCTGAATCGGCTGCTCCTGCCGAGCGAGCAGGCGGCCATGGAGGCGGCCACACACTAG
- a CDS encoding methyl-accepting chemotaxis protein, whose protein sequence is MNQLVKNMNIGPKFVTAICLVAVAIMAGGYVILSRQADANLDELLTQRLKQIEAVVQTSRAYIATNYVAKIKKSKVGSEIITSKDHANDPNAIPFPATAAREIGEELMKSGTMNFRYISQSPLNSNNLPKDGFETEALKALASGTDSYSRREDMNGALTFRRAISDKATSAACISCHTDKQVGDTLGALVINSRMSIAKDNSDKALMNTVGLMAGMVLLIVGLTYALLRAIVLKPIHEMAAISKDIAQGEGDLTKRVPVHGTDEIATLGGYFNQFIEKLQGMISKVAHVTDKVASASVELSATAEEISKGTDTLTSRASQTAAAVEEMNATVSQVAQNSGKAATLAQETVKTAKDGGSVVSDTISGMQQLSDAVSSSATIIAELGKSSDQIGEIVRVIEDIADQTNLLALNAAIEAARAGEQGRGFAVVADEVRKLAERTTKATKEIGDMIRQIQQDTRGAVESMQQGTVKVTSGVDLVNRTGEALSRIVEMVSESADMIRQIAVASEEQSVATQQIANDIENVAKVTKESASGANESAKASHDLSQLATELQGIVGSFKL, encoded by the coding sequence ATGAACCAGCTGGTTAAGAATATGAACATCGGGCCCAAATTCGTGACCGCCATCTGTCTCGTGGCTGTGGCTATTATGGCAGGTGGCTATGTCATTCTCAGCCGCCAGGCCGACGCCAATCTGGACGAACTGTTGACCCAGCGGCTCAAGCAGATCGAGGCCGTGGTGCAGACGTCCCGTGCCTACATCGCGACCAACTACGTCGCGAAAATCAAGAAGAGCAAAGTCGGCAGCGAGATCATCACTTCGAAAGACCATGCCAATGACCCCAATGCCATTCCATTCCCTGCCACAGCCGCACGGGAAATCGGCGAAGAGTTGATGAAGAGCGGGACGATGAATTTCCGATACATTTCGCAGAGCCCACTCAATTCAAACAATCTTCCGAAAGACGGCTTTGAAACGGAGGCCCTAAAAGCTCTTGCGTCTGGAACCGACAGCTATAGCCGCCGTGAAGACATGAACGGCGCCCTGACGTTTCGTCGGGCCATATCCGACAAGGCTACGTCGGCTGCCTGCATCTCCTGCCACACCGACAAACAGGTAGGGGATACCCTGGGCGCACTGGTCATCAACAGCCGGATGTCCATTGCGAAAGATAACTCAGACAAGGCCTTAATGAATACCGTCGGTCTGATGGCCGGAATGGTCCTGCTGATCGTCGGACTGACCTATGCGCTCCTCCGCGCGATTGTGTTGAAGCCGATTCATGAGATGGCTGCCATCTCCAAAGACATCGCCCAGGGTGAAGGAGACCTGACGAAACGGGTGCCGGTGCATGGCACGGACGAGATCGCCACGCTCGGCGGTTATTTCAATCAGTTCATTGAAAAGCTGCAAGGGATGATCAGCAAGGTGGCGCATGTGACCGACAAGGTCGCCTCTGCCTCCGTCGAACTCTCCGCAACCGCGGAGGAAATCTCCAAGGGCACCGACACGCTCACGTCGCGCGCCTCGCAGACCGCCGCGGCGGTCGAAGAGATGAACGCGACGGTCAGCCAGGTGGCGCAGAACTCAGGGAAAGCGGCGACGCTCGCCCAGGAGACGGTCAAGACCGCCAAGGACGGCGGCTCGGTGGTCTCCGACACCATCTCGGGCATGCAACAGCTCTCGGATGCCGTATCCAGCTCGGCGACCATCATTGCGGAACTCGGCAAGTCGTCCGATCAGATCGGCGAAATCGTCCGGGTCATCGAAGACATTGCCGACCAGACCAACTTGCTGGCCTTGAACGCGGCCATCGAAGCGGCCCGGGCAGGCGAACAGGGACGGGGATTCGCGGTCGTCGCCGACGAAGTCAGAAAGCTGGCCGAACGGACGACGAAAGCCACGAAGGAAATCGGCGACATGATCCGCCAGATCCAACAGGATACCCGAGGGGCGGTCGAGTCGATGCAGCAGGGGACCGTGAAGGTGACCAGCGGCGTGGACCTCGTCAACCGGACCGGCGAAGCGCTCTCCCGCATCGTCGAAATGGTCTCCGAGAGCGCCGACATGATCCGGCAGATCGCGGTCGCCTCCGAAGAACAATCGGTCGCGACCCAGCAGATCGCGAACGATATCGAAAACGTCGCGAAGGTCACCAAGGAATCGGCGTCCGGCGCCAACGAATCGGCGAAGGCCAGTCATGACCTGAGCCAGTTGGCCACCGAACTCCAAGGCATTGTCGGGTCCTTCAAGCTCTAA
- a CDS encoding chemotaxis protein CheW, with amino-acid sequence MAAGTTQASDTLSAEATAGLGLSTGGNQFLSFTLGEEHYGVDILRVQEIKGYTAVTRIPNTPGFIKGVLNLRGTIVPIVNLRTKFGMPEVEPTMFTVIVVVVVRDRIMGVIVDAVSDVLDIAAKDIQPPPQFGTNVDVSFLSGIGKCGDKLVSLLNIDQVLTADETEAMHALDKAA; translated from the coding sequence ATGGCAGCAGGCACGACACAGGCATCCGACACCCTGAGCGCGGAAGCAACGGCCGGCCTCGGCCTCTCGACCGGCGGCAATCAGTTCCTGAGCTTCACGCTGGGTGAGGAACATTACGGCGTCGATATCCTGCGCGTCCAGGAGATCAAAGGCTACACCGCCGTCACCCGCATCCCCAACACGCCCGGCTTCATCAAGGGCGTGCTGAACCTGCGCGGGACTATCGTGCCCATCGTGAATCTCCGCACCAAGTTCGGGATGCCGGAAGTCGAGCCGACCATGTTCACCGTCATCGTCGTCGTCGTCGTGCGCGATCGCATCATGGGCGTGATCGTGGATGCCGTGTCGGACGTTCTGGATATCGCGGCCAAAGATATTCAGCCCCCTCCGCAGTTCGGGACCAACGTCGATGTCAGCTTTCTCAGCGGCATCGGTAAATGCGGGGACAAGCTGGTCTCCTTGCTCAATATCGACCAGGTACTCACCGCCGACGAGACAGAAGCCATGCACGCACTCGACAAGGCAGCCTAA